The following are encoded together in the bacterium genome:
- a CDS encoding class I SAM-dependent methyltransferase: MLRRFVDRLLEHETVYRLWQGPFVEGKLDAVRAHTDLGRVRRVLDVGCGPGSNTPHFHHADYTGLDVNPRYTAWAAARYGPHFVTADAVSFVPRAGARFDCILVNSFLHHVDTDGVSRILRRLAGLLDADGHVHVIDLVLPERSGLPRLMARLDRGRFPRPLAAWRALFAEAFEPVVVEPFPLGIGGVTLWELVYLKGRPRT; encoded by the coding sequence ATGCTGCGACGCTTCGTCGACCGCCTGCTGGAGCACGAGACCGTCTATCGTCTGTGGCAGGGTCCGTTCGTCGAGGGGAAGCTCGACGCCGTCCGCGCGCACACCGACCTCGGCCGCGTGCGTCGCGTGCTCGACGTCGGCTGCGGCCCCGGCAGCAACACGCCGCATTTCCATCACGCCGATTACACCGGGCTCGACGTCAACCCGCGCTATACCGCATGGGCCGCCGCGCGCTACGGGCCGCATTTCGTCACCGCCGACGCGGTGTCGTTCGTCCCACGCGCCGGCGCGCGCTTCGACTGCATCCTCGTGAACAGCTTTCTCCACCACGTCGATACAGACGGCGTGAGCCGCATCCTGCGACGTCTGGCCGGCCTCCTCGACGCCGACGGCCACGTGCACGTCATCGACCTCGTGCTGCCCGAGCGCAGTGGGCTGCCGCGGCTGATGGCGCGCCTCGACCGCGGCCGCTTTCCGCGGCCGCTCGCCGCCTGGCGGGCGCTCTTCGCGGAGGCGTTCGAGCCGGTCGTCGTCGAACCGTTTCCCCTCGGAATCGGGGGCGTGACGCTCTGGGAGCTCGTCTACCTGAAGGGCCGGCCACGAACGTGA
- a CDS encoding peptidylprolyl isomerase yields MTNPSAVEKGKVVGLRYTLRNASGTVLDECTDEAPMEYLHGAGNIVPGLERALEGRSLGDKLRVQVPAVDGYGERQSKGPQAVPRSAFPSDAPIEPGMQFIADEGEGRQVMLWVTKVDATTVHVDIDHPLAGVDLDFEVEIATLRDATSTEIEHGHPHGGDHDHHH; encoded by the coding sequence ATGACGAATCCGTCCGCGGTCGAGAAGGGCAAGGTCGTCGGCCTCCGCTACACGCTCCGCAACGCCTCCGGCACGGTGCTCGACGAGTGCACCGACGAGGCGCCGATGGAATACCTGCACGGCGCCGGCAACATCGTCCCCGGGCTCGAGCGCGCGCTCGAAGGCCGCTCGCTCGGCGACAAGCTGCGCGTCCAGGTGCCCGCCGTCGACGGCTACGGGGAGCGCCAGAGCAAGGGCCCGCAGGCGGTGCCGCGCAGCGCCTTCCCGTCCGACGCCCCCATCGAGCCCGGCATGCAGTTCATCGCCGACGAGGGCGAAGGCCGGCAGGTGATGCTGTGGGTGACGAAGGTCGACGCGACCACCGTCCACGTCGACATCGACCACCCGCTCGCCGGCGTCGACCTCGACTTCGAGGTCGAAATCGCTACCCTGCGCGACGCCACCTCGACCGAGATCGAGCACGGGCAC
- a CDS encoding CoA transferase has protein sequence MSGPLAGLRILDLGTRIGAPFAATLLGDLGAEVIKVELPGQGDFMRTIGPFVGGHSLFWAVEGRSRKSITLDLRKPDGQALLKRLVPLADAIVENFQPGTLEGWGLGYEVLAQLNPGIVLTRVSVYGQTGPYRDRPGLDRNGIAMGGLMYVTGYPDRPPVRPGVIVSDYLTGVFNAFSILAAIYERDRRARETGAPPRGQWVDLSLYESILRIMEHTLATYDRLGVVREREGNRLRNSAPLDNWETADGKWLCIIAAGDGLFPRLCRAMERPDLLEDPRFRSMATRAEHGDVINAIVAEWVRGRTSAELQAILERHEVPFGVAYSVADIFADPHVAARGAIATVDDPVIGPTRMQGVYPRFSRTPGDAPHGAPTLGADNDAVYGELLGLSAEERDRLRRDGVI, from the coding sequence ATGTCCGGCCCGCTCGCAGGTCTGCGCATCCTCGACCTCGGCACGCGCATCGGTGCGCCGTTCGCCGCCACCCTGCTCGGCGACCTCGGTGCCGAGGTCATCAAGGTGGAGCTGCCGGGGCAGGGCGACTTCATGCGCACCATCGGCCCCTTCGTGGGCGGCCACTCGCTCTTCTGGGCGGTCGAGGGGCGGAGCCGCAAATCGATCACCCTCGACCTGCGCAAGCCGGACGGCCAGGCGCTCCTGAAGCGCCTCGTGCCGCTCGCCGACGCCATCGTCGAGAACTTCCAGCCGGGCACGCTCGAGGGCTGGGGGCTCGGCTACGAGGTCCTCGCGCAGCTGAACCCCGGCATCGTGCTGACGCGGGTCTCGGTCTACGGCCAGACCGGGCCGTACCGCGATCGCCCCGGGCTCGATCGCAACGGCATCGCCATGGGCGGGCTCATGTACGTGACCGGCTATCCGGACCGCCCGCCGGTGCGGCCCGGCGTCATCGTCTCGGACTACCTCACCGGCGTCTTCAACGCCTTCTCGATCCTGGCCGCGATCTACGAGCGCGACCGCCGCGCACGCGAGACCGGGGCGCCGCCGCGCGGGCAGTGGGTCGACCTGTCGCTCTACGAGTCGATCCTGCGGATCATGGAGCACACGCTCGCGACCTACGACCGGCTCGGTGTCGTGCGCGAGCGCGAGGGCAACCGGCTGCGCAATTCGGCGCCGCTCGACAACTGGGAGACGGCCGACGGCAAATGGCTGTGCATCATCGCCGCCGGTGACGGCCTGTTCCCGCGTCTCTGTCGCGCGATGGAGCGTCCCGACCTGCTGGAGGACCCGCGCTTCCGCTCGATGGCGACGCGGGCCGAGCACGGCGACGTGATCAACGCGATCGTCGCCGAGTGGGTGCGGGGCCGCACCTCGGCCGAGCTGCAGGCGATCCTCGAGCGGCACGAGGTGCCGTTCGGCGTCGCCTACTCGGTGGCCGACATCTTTGCGGACCCGCACGTCGCGGCGCGCGGCGCGATCGCGACGGTCGACGATCCGGTGATCGGCCCCACTCGCATGCAGGGCGTCTATCCGCGCTTCTCGCGCACGCCGGGCGACGCGCCCCACGGCGCGCCGACGCTGGGCGCCGACAACGACGCCGTGTACGGCGAGCTCCTCGGGCTCTCGGCCGAGGAGCGGGATCGGCTGCGCCGCGACGGCGTGATCTAG
- a CDS encoding class I SAM-dependent methyltransferase, which produces MPSPRIRVLSRPVASEFPSEWYGLATAEHFWMAWRVAAFVRQLRALGVDVGVPLHVLEVGCGNGVLRRQLERATRWTTDGTDLNTTALEQSVATRGETLFYDVHDRLPAFADRWDAIVLFDVLEHVHEPGPFLDSVLFHLKPGGWLFVNVPALEALRSAYDRATGHLRRYDRPTMRATLAPHGLVVRDLRYWGLTLVPVLLARTVWTATRDGTGDVIRSGFEPPAAWMNRALLQLMRCETAVVRRPPMGTSLLAAAQKPAATTASA; this is translated from the coding sequence ATGCCGTCACCGCGGATCCGCGTGCTCTCACGCCCGGTCGCATCCGAGTTCCCGAGCGAGTGGTACGGCCTCGCGACGGCGGAGCACTTCTGGATGGCGTGGCGGGTCGCGGCCTTCGTCCGGCAGCTGCGCGCGCTCGGCGTGGACGTGGGCGTGCCGCTGCACGTGCTCGAAGTCGGCTGCGGCAACGGTGTGCTGCGCCGTCAGCTGGAACGTGCGACGCGATGGACCACCGACGGCACCGACCTCAACACGACCGCGCTCGAGCAAAGCGTCGCGACGCGGGGCGAGACCCTCTTCTACGACGTGCACGACCGGCTGCCGGCCTTCGCCGATCGTTGGGACGCGATCGTGCTTTTCGACGTGCTGGAGCACGTCCACGAGCCGGGACCCTTCCTCGACTCGGTTCTCTTCCACCTGAAGCCGGGCGGATGGCTCTTCGTGAACGTGCCCGCGCTGGAGGCGCTTCGCAGCGCTTACGATCGCGCCACCGGCCACCTGCGCCGCTACGACCGCCCGACGATGCGCGCGACGCTCGCGCCCCATGGCCTCGTCGTGCGCGACCTGCGCTACTGGGGGCTCACGCTGGTGCCCGTCCTCCTGGCACGCACGGTGTGGACGGCGACGCGCGACGGGACCGGCGACGTCATCCGCAGCGGCTTCGAGCCGCCGGCCGCTTGGATGAACCGCGCCCTTCTGCAGCTCATGCGCTGCGAGACCGCCGTCGTGCGACGGCCGCCGATGGGTACGTCGCTGCTCGCCGCCGCCCAGAAGCCGGCCGCGACGACGGCGTCCGCCTGA